Below is a window of Sus scrofa isolate TJ Tabasco breed Duroc chromosome 3, Sscrofa11.1, whole genome shotgun sequence DNA.
TCTCCACCACCAAATACTACGTATCAGCTGTCTCTCTACAGCCTAGGTAAATACTGTTCCCTGGGGGGAACCTCTTTCCTCTGAAAGTCATCAGAGAAGAGAGTCTGGCTATAGAGCAAGGAAAGTGAGATTGTGGTATACGAAAATTTACACACATTCTAGAGTAGAAAAAAGTAGAGTCAGAAATCAAACCTATCCTTtctaggtggaaaaaaaaaaaaaaaaaaaacgacaagcCTGGTACAATATAGCAGAAGGAATAAAGGGGTCTAGTTAGCTTTGGCAACATCCAGGCTCCTTTTGGTTCTCTGTCCCAACACCACTCCAGCCAACCAAAACAGACATTCGAGAGGCACGATCTTCTGGCACAGTGACAGTTCAACAGAAAACATCATAGGAAGAGACCTGTGGTGTCCCTCATCTTAAAGTGATGCCTTCTCAACTAGTGTAAGGAGAGTCTCGCCCAGCCCTCCCTTGTGTACCCACAGATGCAAGACACCAAAGTGACAGTCTACCCAAATCTCTCCTCTGAAGGGTTTTCCTCTTTCCCTGTTGAGCACAGCAGTAGGCATCCTTTGCAATGGTCTCCACAAACAGTTCCTATTAAGAaaagcagaaggggaaaaaagtaaaaattgtaataaacaaaccaaaattaaaagaaaagaaaaaagaaaataagcaaagttGTATCCACGAGTTCTAGTGCAAATGCTTGTTCCTGTTTGAGTGGGGGCCAAGGGTGGAAGAGGGCACAGATGCACGGGGAGGTTCTCAGGGAAGCTGAAATTTCTCCTGGACTTCATAAAAGTCtattcccctcccctctcctgctgTAGTCCAGACACGTCTGTCCCTCCCTCACTCTGAAGATTCACCCCACTCACTTACTTGAAACAAGTTATAAAGTTAGACTAGAGACACAAATCAAAGTCGCGGAAGAGGTAGGTCCTACGAAACCAATACAAGTACTGCATGTGAccctttctctgtcttccctCCCGATACTCACAACTCAGTATCCGGCCCCAGCACCCCTCTAACCTCTCGGGCCTCAGCACAACCTGCCCCAGATGGCCTTCTTACTGCCCACGCTCACATCTCAAATTTGGCCCCAAATACAGCTAAGCTCCGCCCTTCCGAAAGGCccccgaggccccgccccgccccactaGGTGACCCAGGCGCTCCCCGCCGCACCGCGGCTCGTGCCAGGATGAAGATGGCTTCCTGTCCCGCGAGCGTCACGTCGGGGTCCGCCTTCACCAAGGCCTTCACTCGCGCCAGAGGTAGCCTCGAGAGACGAGCCCCAGGCGTACTTGTCGGGGCTTGGGGCTGCGGGGCCGCCGCCTCCCCAGCTGAGCTGTCCTCTTCCCGGGCAGGCCCACTTCCAGCTGCCGCCGCCACCGCGGCCGCCATCCGGGCCCCGGGCGTGCTGCGCGCGGCCGCCGACTGTGCGCGCGCAGGCGGTGCCGGCCCCTTTCCCGCGCGCACTGGCAGCCACGCCCCCTGATGGCTCGTgactccgccccccccccaaccggCCAGCGTGGCGGAGTATCCCGTGAGAGAGGCGGAGGGCTGGCGTTTAATCTTTTCTATCCCTCACAGCGCTTCTGAGGTCTGGTGGTCCGATTTTGCAGTTTGCTTTGCATCTCACGCGATGTCCTACCTAGTTGAGCTCTCTTTTGAGAACTTGATTGTAAAAGTAAACAGCAGTAATAGAAATATATAGGAGAAACTTGGACAAATGTATATGCTCCTGGAGGAGACAGTAaagtaggagaaataaaaatgtaggcGGGGAAAGAAGTAAATGATGGGCATCGCTTCAACaattcttccctctttcccaTGACGAAACCTCATCTGCATCACAGTCCAATTAGGAAAAGGAAACTACACAGAGTTTGAACAGGGAAAGTAATTTGAATAGAAAGTTTAACATAAAAGTTAAActataagagttcccgtcgtggcacagcagaaacaaacctgactagcacccatgaggacacacaggttcaatccctggccttgctcagtgagttaaggatccagcgttgccatgagctgtggtgtgggtcgcagacacggctcagatctggtgttgctgtgactctggtgtaggtcagcggctatagctctgattccacccccagcctgggaacctccatatgccacaggtgcggccccataaagacaaaaaaaaaaaaaaaaagttactctaaCAGGATTGACTATGAGTGAGTAAGGAGAAGTCTAAAAAATAGAGGAATCACACATAGGCTCCCAGGGCTGGTGTGGAAAGCCCAAGGACGGAAGGAACATGAGAAAGCACCCATCCCACCAAGCTCTTATTGGAGAGGAGTCTTGACATTAGTCTCAAGTGAGAATCAAGGCAGCCAGCAGTCACCGTGCTCTGCTTACTTGCCTACTCACCAAGGTGATTATTGGACACCTTCTCCTTACTGTTGCCGGAAATATCAGCTGCCTCTGTACACAATGCCAAACAGAAAGGTgtagagttggaggaaacagagaaagtagctttaattgccagtcaaagagggaacacagcaggctagtgacTCAAGGACTGTGACCCCCCTGTACTCCCTTGGAGGGtgtagtgaggagtcttacagtgtttgaggagcagggcgtgATCAGCTCCTGGGCATTTTCTTGATGAGTGGGTGGTGAGATAATTAAGAGTCAGTGTCAttaaccttctggttccaaccagacTGGGGTCTATATTCTTGTGGGCTGCATACAGTCGAAGTCTTCCACCTGGtaggggcttcagcacctgcaaaacagctccaaggacatggctcagaatattatctatagtccttgcAGGACAATTCATTAAAAGGtctttgactttgttgaatggctaaactattattctgtcttgcttgactgttgtcctttttctctgtattttctttctctgattaaattgattctttgactaaagtttctCTGTAGATAAAAAAGCAGGTGGAGGGCACGAgtgggggtccactctgggaaggcgTCAcggggtcctgctcagttacagtaTTCCCCAAACACATCACACCTTATCTTCAGTCTGAGATAGGAGGTGGATGGCCCCCTGGGCTAAGAAGAGCAGGGACTTGTTGGGCTGCGTAAATTGGGACTTGCTTCTTTTGACACCTCAAGGGGAAAGTTAACGGcaagagctgagctctgctggagtagaaagataagatgaccacTTCAATCACTCTGGGGGTCAAGGAGAGCTCCCCAATTACACATATGCAGTAAACCTCCTAGGAGTCAAAAGGGGAGGGgcgccaggccataataagtcctgataccatcCCAGAGTCCTTTGCTCTGGAAACCATcttgacaaaaaaaaacatgcatgCATATCTGAGATGGCCCTGGTCCAGTAggtatgagaaataaaacaagataattggccaaaggaaaacaaagacccagaagaacttcct
It encodes the following:
- the POLE4 gene encoding DNA polymerase epsilon subunit 4 isoform X2 yields the protein MAAAVAAAAGSGPAREEDSSAGEAAAPQPQAPTSTPGARLSRLPLARVKALVKADPDVTLAGQEAIFILARAAELFVETIAKDAYCCAQQGKRKTLQRRDLDNAIEAVDEFAFLEGTLD
- the POLE4 gene encoding DNA polymerase epsilon subunit 4 isoform X1 yields the protein MAAAVAAAAGSGPAREEDSSAGEAAAPQPQAPTSTPGARLSRLPLARVKALVKADPDVTLAGQEAIFILARAAELFVETIAKDAYCCAQQGKRKTLQRRDLDNAIEAVDEFAFLEGLLGACISAGLPLQIQDLRIP